In Pochonia chlamydosporia 170 chromosome 3, whole genome shotgun sequence, the following are encoded in one genomic region:
- a CDS encoding protein kinase LKH1 (similar to Aspergillus terreus NIH2624 XP_001214295.1): MSTPTTAVATLPHYHLAHQTHYQGHHPTHHSAHHHPSASSSNYRSTAANSLLYASNAPVPTSSSSSNTARHLPFDQPGSHDAGYHSSDVVTQNHHHQPQSPPPPAPPPHGHYLHRYDHLKPSTPTTPRHHIDHNYSSTIAGTSATAAAAGPAIHNHDHDAPTRKRRRSREPDWNNFYRNGLPKEIIVIDDTPEPEPANTSRKLTAPNTNGDDAAAAAAAAGSYKPAANTRQPVKRRRRDAPPSGYHVQYVGSRTNTPLQHATPIGSTLSSDRTNSFLNTTAPTSLSSNSQYDEAPLPLKRKRTTRQQAANEAKRRDVDGLGGGFLTYKPPPLPPKKVSDVHVKVVHDHYSKNVKVDDDDGHYIVVPDAELTDKYQITRLLGQGTFGKVVQARDKRRNQSVAVKIIRSVQKYRDASRIELRVLATLKANDASNRYRCIHLTDCFDYRGHICIVMDLLGQSVFDFLKGNSFVPFPNSHIQNFARQLFTSVAFLHDLNLIHTDLKPENILLCEDLYQTFTYNRKIPSSSTTINRQSSQRRVLLNTEIRLIDFGSATFHDEYHSSIVSTRHYRAPEIILGLGWSYPCDIWSIGCILVEFFTGDALFQTHDNLEHLAMMEAVVGSRIDSHLVQSVNKMSTRSGGNPASKYFKRLKLDYPTPDTTRGSRRFVKAMKHLHDIIPSNNQFFKHFLDLLQKIFVYDPSKRITAKDALKHPWFGEIAQPDDGTEAAKIGLERKRQEQEKARSRQHYVP, from the exons ATGTCGACGCCTACAACGGCCGTGGCCACGCTCCCTCATTATCACCTCGCCCACCAGACTCACTACCAAGGCCACCACCCGACGCACCACTCGGCTCACCATCATCCGTCGGCGTCCTCGTCAAATTATCGCTCGACTGCTGCCAATTCTTTGCTCTACGCCTCCAACGCACCGGTGCCtacatcatcgtcgtcctccaACACTGCTCGCCATTTACCTTTTGACCAGCCTGGGAGCCATGATGCTGGTTACCACTCGTCGGATGTCGTAACCCagaatcatcatcatcagcccCAAtcgccaccaccaccagcaccacctcCCCACGGCCACTACCTGCATCGCTACGACCATCTCAAAccctcaaccccaacaacaCCGAGACACCATATTGATCATAATTATTCATCCACAATAGCTGGTACATCAGCAACCGCAGCGGCTGCCGGCCCTGCCATTCACAACCATGACCACGACGCTCCTACGCGGAAACGCCGTCGCTCCCGGGAACCTGACTGGAACAACTTTTATCGCAATGGCTTGCCCAAAGAGATCATTGTCATTGACGACACACCAGAGCCCGAACCGGCCAATACCAGTCGAAAATTAACTGCCCCAAATACAAATGGCGATgacgctgccgctgccgctgctgctgccggCTCGTACAAGCCCGCTGCGAACACCCGTCAACCCGTTAAGCGTCGACGTCGGGATGCTCCTCCTTCAGGCTACCACGTTCAGTATGTCGGCTCCCGCACAAACACGCCTCTGCAACACGCAACACCCATCGGTTCTACCCTCTCTAGTGATCGCACCAACTCGTTTCTGAACACAACCGCCCCGACTTCCCTTTCTTCGAACAGCCAATATGACGAGGCGCCCCTTCCTTTAAAACGAAAGCGGACAACCCGTCAACAGGCCGCCAACGAAGCGAAACGTCGGGACGTCGATGGTCTAGGCGGTGGATTCCTCACATATAagccgccgccgttgcctCCGAAAAAGGTGTCTGATGTTCACGTCAAGGTTGTTCATGAC CATTACTCAAagaatgtcaaagttgatgatgacgatggccacTATATTGTTGTCCCCGATGCAGAACTAACGGATAAAT ATCAAATTACCCGTTTGCTTGGCCAAGGAACATTCGGCAAAGTAGTGCAAGCCCGTGATAAGAGGCGAAACCAGTCTGTTGCCGTCAAAATTATTCGATCGGTACAAAAGTACCGCGATGCATCAAGAATTGAACTACGGGTGCTGGCTACGCTAAAGGCGAATGACGCTAGTAATCGATATCGATGCATCCACCTAACAGATTGCTTCGACTATCGCGGCCATATTTGCATTGTCATGGACCTCTTGGGCCAGAGCGTCTTTGACTTTTTAAAGGGCAATAGTTTTGTGCCTTTCCCTAATAGTCATATCCAAAACTTTGCTCGACAACTCTTTACGAGTGTAGCAT TCCTACACGATCTAAACTTAATCCATACCGATCTCAAACCAGAAAATATCCTGCTCTGCGAGGACTTGTATCAGACCTTTACATATAATCGAAAAATCCCGTCATCGTCGACAACCATCAATAGGCAATCCTCGCAGCGACGGGTGCTACTGAATACTGAGATTCGGTTGATTGATTTTGGATCCGCAACATTCCACGATGAATACCACTCGTCTATCGTATCAACAAGACATTATCGAGCTCCTGAGATCATcttgggtttgggttggtCATACCCGTGTGATATCTGGAGCATTGGGTGCATCTTGGTTGAATTCTTCACTGGTGATGCCTTATTCCAGACTCACGATAACCTTGagcacttggccatgatggaagctgttgttgggtCGAGAATAGATAGCCATCTTGTCCAGTCCGTGAACAAGATGTCTACAAGGAGCGGCGGCAACCCGGCATCCAA GTATTTTAAACGACTTAAGCTTGACTATCCCACTCCGGACACAACACGAGGATCTAGGAGATTTGTCAAGGCCATGAAGCATCTTCAT GATATCATTCCGTCGAATAATCAATTCTTCAAGCACTTTCTTGATTTGCTCCAAAAGATTTTTGTATATGATCCTTCAAAGCGTATTACCGCCAAGGACGCTTTGAAACATCCTTGGTTTGGGGAAATTGCCCAACCAGATGACGGTacagaagcagccaagattGGATTGGAAAGAAAACGACAGGAGCAGGAAAAAGCTCGATCACGCCAACATTATGTGCCATAA
- a CDS encoding carboxyphosphonoenolpyruvate phosphonomutase (similar to Metarhizium acridum CQMa 102 XP_007811320.1) translates to MATNGTNGLKAPVSAATKLREMLNTKDIIVAPGVYDGFSARIALEVGFQCIYMVRNTPSLYSPQTHASQTGAGTCASKLGQPDLGFASLNDMRTHAEMIANLDPSTPLIADADTGYGGPNMVARTVAQYHRSGVAALHIEDQIQTKRCGHLSGKTVVDTDVFVQRIRAAVQARLHLHSDILVIARTDALQTHGFDEAIARLQAARGAGADVAFLEGIHNETQAREACRILAPMPVLLNMVEHGATPSWTPEEARDMGFRIIIFPFASIGPAYEAIREAFVRIKETGRTGLDGGFTPRKLFGVVGLEEAVRVDEEAGGRLYHKV, encoded by the coding sequence ATGGCAACAAACGGAACTAACGGCCTCAAGGCCCCCGTCTCAGCGGCCACCAAACTCCGCGAGatgctcaacaccaaagacatcatcgtcgccccCGGCGTATACGACGGCTTCAGCGCCAGAATAGCCCTAGAAGTAGGCTTCCAATGCATCTACATGGTCCGTAACACACCCTCCCTCTACTCTCCCCAAACTCACGCATCCCAGACCGGCGCCGGAACATGCGCCTCCAAACTCGGCCAGCCAGACCTAGGCTTCGCCTCCCTCAACGACATGCGCACCCACGCCGAAATGATCGCCAACCTCGACCCCAGCACGCCTCTCATCGCCGACGCAGACACCGGCTACGGCGGCCCCAACATGGTCGCCCGCACCGTCGCGCAATACCACCGCAGCGGCGTCGCAGCCCTCCACATCGAAGACCAGATTCAGACCAAACGGTGCGGCCACCTCAGCGGCAAGACTGTCGTCGACACAGACGTCTTCGTGCAGCGTATCCGCGCGGCTGTACAAGCCCGGCTGCACCTCCACTCCGACATCCTCGTGATTGCGAGGACAGACGCCCTCCAGACGCATGGGTTCGACGAGGCGATTGCGCGGCTGCAGGCTGCGAGGGGCGCCGGCGCGGACGTAGCTTTCCTAGAGGGGATACACAACGAGACGCAGGCGAGGGAGGCGTGTAGGATCCTGGCGCCTATGCCGGTGCTGCTGAACATGGTGGAACATGGGGCGACGCCGTCGTGGACGCCGGAGGAGGCGAGGGACATGGGCTTCAGGATCATCATCTTCCCGTTTGCGTCTATTGGGCCGGCGTATGAGGCTATTAGGGAGGCGTTTGTGAGGATCAAGGAGACGGGGAGGACGGGGCTGGATGGGGGGTTTACGCCGAGGAAGTTGTTTGGGGTTGTGggcttggaggaggcggttagggttgatgaggaggctggCGGGAGGTTGTATCATAAGGTGTAG
- a CDS encoding MFS transporter (similar to Magnaporthe oryzae 70-15 XP_003718822.1), with amino-acid sequence MALEKGQEASLSRHVEEPFDDISTTKAGETMSDETEGPEWLATEKKLVRKLDLTLLPVVWLLYMFNYLDRNNIAQARLNNFEKDLGLVGEQFNVAVSILNVGYMLAQLPSNMVLTRVRPSIYLPCCVAIWSCVSAATAGVKSYSGLLAVRFMLGIIEAPFFPGAFYLLSCWYTRRELALRTAVLYSGLVIATAVSGLISAGVFAGLDGSRNLAGWQWLFIIEGAGSFGAALIAFFLLPDYTDSTTGSTTWLFSEKERRVAARRIILDRVSVPEGKRSVWSGLGTAVRDYRTWIFVLLLCSNHTAYGFNNFLPTIMQGFHLGSTTTTLALTAPPYLVGAIVSFAVAYSSDRNKERGWHISVPMLTAMVGFIISVATLNVPARYFAAFLYCSGCFAANSMVYSWAASVLNDTPEKRACATAIVNLLAQLGNIWSPYFFPSTDGPRYVMAMLLMMGFSVLSVVSALSMKIILRRANKRLIEEGERTGRSVNLYTL; translated from the exons atggcattgGAAAAAGGTCAAGAGGCGTCTCTTTCGCGCCATGTGGAAGAGCCGTTTGACGacatctccaccaccaaagctgGTGAGACTATGAGTGACGAGACGGAGGGTCCTGAGTGGCTTGCTACGGAGAAGAAACTCGTCAGAAAGCTGGACCTGACGCTACTGCCGGTCGTGTGGTTGTTGTACATGTTTAATTATCTGGACCGCAATAACATTGC TCAAGCCCGGCTGAACAATTTCGAAAAAGACCTCGGTCTTGTTGGCGagcagttcaatgttgctgtCTCCATCCTCAACGTCGG CTACATGCTCGCTCAACTTCCATCCAACATGGTCCTCACGCGAGTCCGACCCAGCATCTATCTACCATGCTGCGTGGCCATCTGGTCCTGCGTGTCTGCTGCCACCGCCGGCGTAAAGAGCTACTCTGGCCTGCTGGCCGTCCGCTTCATGCTCGGCATCATTGAGGCGCCTTTCTTCCCTGGT GCATTCTACCTCCTCTCCTGTTGGTACACGCGGCGAGAACTGGCCCTCAGAACGGCCGTCTTGTACTCTGGCCTTGTCATTGCGACGGCCGTATCGGGACTTATTTCGGCGGGTGTGTTTGCAGGTCTGGACGGCTCGCGAAATCTAGCTGGCTGGCAGTGGCTGTTTATCATTGAGGGGGCGGGCAGTTTTGGAGCTGCGCTGATTGCGTTTTTCCTGTTGCCAGACTATACTGATTCCACGACGGGTAGCACCACGTGGTTGTTTTCTGAAAAGGAGCGCCGCGTTGCTGCCAGGAGAATCATACTAGATCGTGTGTCTGTGCCGGAGGGAAAGCGTTCTGTCTGGAGTGGACTTGGAACGGCAGTCCGTGACTATCGGACCTGGATATTC GTTCTCCTCCTATGTTCAAACCACACAGCCTacggcttcaacaacttTCTCCCAAC CATCATGCAAGGCTTCCACCTCggctcaacaacaacaaccctCGCCCTCACCGCACCGCCGTACCTCGTCGGCGCAATAGTCTCCTTCGCAGTAGCATACTCGAGCGACCGCAACAAAGAACGCGGCTGGCACATCTCCGTGCCCATGCTGACCGCCATGGTAGGCTTCATCATCTCCGTGGCGACGCTCAACGTGCCGGCGCGGTACTTTGCCGCGTTTCTGTACTGCTCGGGCTGCTTTGCCGCCAATTCAATGGTGTATTCGTGGGCGGCGTCGGTGCTCAACGACACGCCGGAGAAGAGGGCGTGCGCGACGGCCATTGTGAATCTGCTGGCGCAGCTCGGGAATATATGGAGTCCGTACTTCTTCCCGTCGACGGATGGGCCGCGCTATGtgatggccatgttgttgatgatggggtTTTCGGTGCTGAGTGTGGTGTCGGCTTTGTCGATGAAGATTATTTTGAGGAGGGCGAATAAGAGGTTGATTGAGGAGGGGGAGAGGACTGGGCGGAGTGTGAATCTTTACACTTTGTAG
- a CDS encoding elongator complex associated protein Kti2 (similar to Metarhizium acridum CQMa 102 XP_007811321.1) translates to MTSSPSPCSFNVLPRILTRHASKLPKSYSTSKAHPLNHSSFSQLIIVSGLPTSGKTTRAKQLYDYLSTRIAETQPPKYRLHLISDDSLSVSRAVYDLSPDTVRLHTRSANSSEKDARAALYGAVKRVLSDKDFVILDGLNYIKGWRYQLHCEAKAMRTPNCILRVACSVEQARAVNQERLQQDATAQTERDNSEQSASEVAEAYASENWENLVFRYEEPNPMTRWDSPLFAVLWEDDEAQTRRTFDQLWDAMAGEGRKVVKPNQSTIQRGRDAGGDYLYVLERETQDIVKRILEQQGDEGGGEVKVPLTTGDKEDLVVDLPAGKKVGLPQLQRLRRAFVGLNRGGIGLESVGNMEADGMREVFVRYLNDAFEKDE, encoded by the coding sequence ATGacatcttcaccttcaccttGCAGCTTCAACGTCCTGCCTCGCATCCTCACCCGCCATGCCAGTAAGCTCCCCAAGTCCTACTCGACGTCCAAAGCTCATCCACTAAACcactcctccttctctcagctcatcatcgtctcCGGCCTCCCCACATCAGGCAAAACCACACGCGCAAAGCAACTCTATGACTACCTATCAACCCGTATTGCGGAGACCCAACCGCCCAAGTACCGCCTACACCTCATATCCGACGACTCCCTCTCAGTATCCCGCGCAGTCTACGACCTCTCCCCCGACACCGTCCGCCTCCACACCCGCTCAGCGAACTCCTCCGAAAAGGATGCCCGAGCCGCCTTGTACGGCGCCGTGAAGCGCGTCCTCTCCGACAAGGACTTTGTCATCCTCGATGGGCTGAACTACATTAAGGGGTGGCGGTACCAACTTCACTGCGAGGCGAAAGCCATGAGGACGCCGAATTGCATACTACGGGTTGCGTGCTCGGTAGAGCAGGCGAGAGCCGTCAACCAAGAGCGACTACAACAAGACGCTACTGCTCAGACGGAGCGAGACAATAGCGAGCAAAGCGCAAGTGAAGTGGCGGAAGCGTATGCGAGCGAAAACTGGGAGAATCTCGTCTTCCGATATGAGGAGCCTAATCCTATGACGCGGTGGGATTCACCCCTCTTCGCTGTGCTGTgggaggatgacgaggcgcAAACGAGACGGACGTTTGACCAGCTCTGGGATGCTATGGCTGGGGAGGGACGAAAAGTCGTCAAGCCGAATCAGTCTACCATTCAGAGAGGCCGAGACGCCGGCGGTGATTACTTGTACGTGCTTGAGCGGGAGACACAGGATATTGTGAAGAGGATACTGGAGCAGCAGGGTGATGAGGGGGGCGGCGAGGTAAAAGTACCGCTTACTACCGGGGATAAGGAAgatttggtggtggatttgCCGGCTGGGAAAAAGGTTGGCTTGCCGCAGCTGcagaggttgaggagggcgTTTGTTGGGTTGAATAGGGGCGGTATTGGGCTGGAGAGTGTTGGGAATATGGAGGCGGATGGGATGAGGGAGGTGTTTGTGAGGTATTTGAATGATGCTTTTGAGAAGGATGAGTGA
- a CDS encoding transmembrane protein (similar to Togninia minima UCRPA7 XP_007917151.1): MPHLDTYDVISVVGIPIYVVFLACAIFLSIKHGFTKSSGWRYLIVLALARIIGFSFRLAIMNDPTNTSLWIGWMTVNSLGLGPLILVLLGLLSRVFESIKRQGHILLTPTHQRLIQLLVVVAIIVTVVGGTQSSFHIENGSVKVDYATASEVGVGLMIAVMVLLCIEAFIAFRNQGYVAQGEHRILLGVIASLPFVVVRVVYSCLSVFAGINSNVWLYLCMGVLMEMIVVFMLEVLGFTLDKVPEQPKSDDPEALAQRGGQQQYYRQ; this comes from the exons ATGCCTCACCTAGACACCTACGATGTCATCTCCGTCGTCGGCATCCCCATCTacgtcgtcttcctcgcctgcgccatcttcctctccatAAAGCACGGCTTCACCAAGTCCTCCGGATGGCGGTacctcatcgtcctcgccctcgcccgCATCATCGGCTTCTCCTTCCGCCTCGCCATCATGAACGACCCCACAAACACATCCCTCTGGATCGGCTGGATGACCGTCAACAGCCTCGGTCTCGGGCccctcatcctcgtcctcctcggcCTGCTAAGCCGCGTCTTTGAATCCATCAAACGCCAGGGCCACATCCTCCTGACTCCCACGCACCAGCGCCTCATCCAGCTGCTCGTCGTGgtggccatcatcgtcaccgtcgTCGGCGGCACCCAGTCGTCTTTCCATATTGAAAACGGCTCCGTAAAGGTCGACTACGCCACCGCGAGTGAAGTCGGTGTCGGCCTCATGATTGCCGTCATGGTGCTGCTCTGCATCGAGGCCTTCATCGCCTTCCGGAACCAGGGATACGTTGCGCAGGGCGAGCACCGCATCTTGCTGGGTGTTATTGCCTCGCTGCCCTTTGTGGTTGTGCGTGTCGTGTACTCGTGCTTGAGTGTCTTTGCGGGCATCAATTCTAATGTCTGGCTTTATCTGTGTATGGGAGtcttgatggagatgattgTTGTGTTTATGCTGGAGGTTTTGGGATTCACCCTTGACAAGGTGCCGGAGCAGCCTAAGAGTGATGATCCTGAGGCGTTGGCTCAGCGAGGCGGgcagcagcagtattacCGAC AGTAG
- a CDS encoding Smr protein/MutS2 (similar to Metarhizium robertsii ARSEF 23 XP_007819676.1) gives MAIPMEKLGGRALRSADNDDVEREYDRLRDMARAENDKAHQASQRSQEAFHAGDHDTSQKYSRESKQHYAKRDDYNRQASEYIFRENNAQGKVDGDSIDLHGLYVEEAERILEERIRSDQRRGQEHLHAIVGKGNHSAGHVQKIKPKVEELCRELGLKYRTEENAGRIYINLQGGEPLKPGQHGGGGGYGGQTGHGGQQHGGQYHGGQPQHGKPPGQGQGQHGNQQQDEMEELVGKLLPRVLKKLEKACCTVM, from the exons ATGGCGATTCCCATGGAAAAACTAGGCGGGCGCG CCCTCCGCTCGGCCGACAATGACGACGTAGAGCGTGAATACGACAGACTCCGTGATATGGCTCGCGCAGAGAACGACAAAGCTCACCAAGCATCCCAACGC TCCCAAGAAGCCTTCCACGCCGGCGACCATGATACCTCACAAAAGTACTCCCGCGAGTCCAAACAGCACTACGCCAAGCGTGACGACTATAACCGCCAGGCATCCGAATACATCTTCCGGGAGAACAATGCCCAGGGCAAAGTCGACGGAGACTCAATTGACCTCCACGGCCTGTACGTCGAAGAGGCAGAGCGCATACTCGAGGAGCGTATCCGTTCGGACCAGCGACGCGGCCAGGAGCACCTCCACGCTATTGTAGGCAAGGGAAACCACTCCGCGGGCCATGTGCAGAAGATCAAGCCCAAGGTGGAAGAGCTGTGTCGGGAACTGGGACTCAAGTACAGGACTGAAGAGAATGCCGGGAGAATATACATCAACCTTCAGGGTGGAGAGCCCTTGAAGCCAGGCCAGCAtggtggtggcggtggaTACGGAGGACAGACTGGCCATGGCGGACAGCAGCACGGCGGGCAATATCACGGCGGGCAGCCACAGCATGGAAAGCCGCCGGGACAGGGACAAGGTCAGCATGGCAATCAGCAGcaggatgagatggaagagcTGGTTGGCAAGCTTTTGCCTAGGGttttgaagaagctggagaaggcgtGCTGTACTGTCATGTAG
- a CDS encoding guanine nucleotide-binding protein alpha subunit (similar to Aspergillus terreus NIH2624 XP_001210595.1), which yields MGCGMSTEEKEGKARNEEIENQLKRDKMMQRNEIKMLLLGAGESGKSTILKQMKLIHEGGYSRDERESFKEIIFSNTVQSMRVILEAMESLELPLEDQRMEYHVQTIFMQPAQIEGEVLPPEVGGAIEALWKDRGVQECFKRSREYQLNDSARYYFDNITRIAAPDYMPNDQDVLRSRVKTTGITETTFIIGDLTYRMFDVGGQRSERKKWIHCFENVTTILFLVAISEYDQLLFEDETVNRMQEALTLFDSICNSRWFIKTSIILFLNKIDRFKEKLPVSPMKNYFPDYEGGDDYAAACDYILNRFVSLNQHETKQIYTHFTCATDTTQIRFVMAAVNDIIIQENLRLCGLI from the exons atggGTTGCGGAATGAGCacagaggagaaggagggcaAGGCCCGAAATGAGGAGATCGAGAATCAGTTGAAGCGGGACAAGATGATGCAGCGCAACGAAATCAAGATGCTACTCCTCG GTGCTGGTGAATCTGGCAAGTCCACCATTCTCAAACAGATGAAGCTCATTCACGAGGGTGGCTACTCTCGTGATGAACGCGAATCTTTCAAGGAGATTATCTTCAGCAATACTGTCCAATCAATGCGCGTCATCCTCGAAGCTATGGAGTCCCTTGAGCTGCCACTGGAGGATCAGAGAATGGAATACCATGTCCAGACCATCTTCATGCAACCCGCTCAGATCGAAGGCGAAGTTTTGCCTCCCGAGGTTGGAGGTGCCATCGAAGCTCTCTGGAAGGATCGTGGTGTGCAAGAGTGCTTCAAAAGATCCCGTGAATACCAACTCAACGACTCTGCGAGATA CTACTTTGATAACATCACTCGCATTGCCGCTCCGGACTATATGCCCAACGACCAGGATGTTCTGCGATCACGAGTCAAGACTACTGGTATCACCGAAACTACCTTCATCATTGGAGACTTGACCTACCGCATGTTCGATGTTGGTGGTCAAAGGTCAGAGCGAAAGAAGTGGATTCACTGCTTTGAGAACGTCACCACCATTCTGTTCCTCGTCGCCATTTCGGAGTATGATCAACTGCTCTTTGAAGATGAGACTGTCAACCGCATGCAGGAAGCTTTGACATTATTCGATTCTATCTGCAACTCAAGGTGGTTCATCAAGACATCGATCATCTTGTTCCTCAACAAGATTGATCGTTTCAAGGAGAAGCTACCTGTGAGCCCAATGAAGAACTACTTCCCTGACTACGAGGGCGGCGACGACTATGCTGCAGCCTGCGACTACATCCTCAACCGCTTCGTCAGCCTCAACCAGCATGAGACGAAGCAGATTTATACTCACTTTACCTGCGCCACCGACACCACGCAGATCCGCTTCGTCATGGCGGCCGTCAATG ACATCATCATTCAGGAGAACCTCCGATTGTGTGGTCTGATCTAA
- a CDS encoding pre-mRNA splicing factor CWC21 (similar to Metarhizium acridum CQMa 102 XP_007811327.1), whose protein sequence is MSENVGLSTPRGSGTSGYVQRNLAHLKPRDHGAPYPKDLDSLRHKQRQPDKGILEHDRKRQIEVKVFDLRDKLEEEEVDEEEIEKRCDELRDKLLAEMESGKKGSGPRRTFKEHQVHEMADAKIKESERLRRALKISSDYEEGSHWKRQEERLRNALEKDADEKEGE, encoded by the exons ATGTCAGAAAATGTTGGTCTATCTACACCGAGAGGTAGTGGCACCTCAGGATACGTCCAGAGAAACCTTGCTCACCTCAAACCTCGCGACCATGGAGCTCCATACCCCAAAGATCTAGATAGCTTGCGTCACAAGCAGCGGCAGCCTGACAAAGGCATCCTGGAACATGATCGCAAACGACAAATCGAGGTCAAAGTATTCGACCTTAGAGATAAACTAGAGGAAGAAGA agtcgacgaggaagagattGAGAAACGATGCGACGAACTGCGCGACAAGCTTCTTGCGGAGATGGAGTCAGGTAAAAAGGGCTCTGGCCCAAGACGAACATTCAAAGAGCACCAAGTCCATGAAATGGCCGACGCGAAGATCAAGGAAAGCGAACGCTTAAGAAGGGCGCTTAAGATTAGCTCAGACTATGAGGAAGGCAGTCACTGGAAGAGACAAGAGGAGAGACTCCGCAATGCTCTCGaaaaagatgccgatgaAAAGGAAGGAGAGTGA
- a CDS encoding mitochondrial substrate/solute carrier (similar to Metarhizium robertsii ARSEF 23 XP_007817590.1) — MEEASPAQRSTVVLNQSHIRQNPHTSQPWSHLVAGASGGLVTSVVTSPLDVLRTRLQSDFYRNTNRGPLLRPPSSHHVWPGFTHVRETFHIIRSIRYGEGWRGFFRGLGPSLAGVVPASAIKFYVYGNCKHLGASVLNRPETDSIVHAQAAVAAGIATATLTNPIWLVKTRLQLDKARTQSSGVAARQYRNSVDCIRQVVQTEGMRGLYRGLSASYLGTIETAMHLVIYERLKVMIQYGLGGSGWASGELETWISTSGAAGAAKLAAVFLTYPHEV; from the exons ATGGAAGAAGCCTCACCAGCTCAAAGATCGACCGTCGTATTAAATCAATCCCATATTCGCCAGAACCCTCATACAAGCCAGCCTTGGTCACATCTTGTTGCTGGCGC TTCCGGGGGTCTGGTCACCTCAGTTGTCACCTCACCCCTTGACGTTCTTCGAACAAGACTCCAATCCGACTTTTACCGAAACACGAACCGTGGCCCTTTGCTACGTCCTCCATCTAGCCACCATGTGTGGCCGGGCTTCACTCACGTTCGCGAAACCTTTCATATCATCCGTTCAATACGATATGGCGAAGGTTGGCGTGGCTTCTTTCGCGGTTTAGGTCCTAGCCTTGCCGGTGTCGTTCCCGCCTCTGCCATCAAGTTCTATGTGTATGGCAACTGCAAACATCTGGGTGCGTCAGTGTTGAATCGCCCCGAGACCGATTCCATCGTCCACGCGCAAGCTGCGGTCGCAGCTGGAATTGCTACAGCAACGTTGACCAATCCTATTTGGCTGGTCAAGACGAGACTGCAGCTCGACAAAGCAAGAACGCAATCGAGTGGTGTTGCTGCACGACAATACCGTAATAGTGTGGACTGCATTCGTCAGGTTGTCCAAACAGAGGGCATGCGTGGACTTTACCGAGGCTTGAGCGCCAGCTACCTGGGTACTATCGAGACAGCGATGCATCTTGTCATTTACGAGCGGCTGAAGGTCATGATACAGTACGGACTCGGGGGTAGTGGCTGGGCGTCGGGAGAGCTCGAGACTTGGATCAGTACCAGCGGAGCCGCTGGCGCGGCGAAGCTTGCTGCTGTGTTTCTCACTTACCCTCATGAGGTATGA